From the genome of Terriglobia bacterium, one region includes:
- a CDS encoding tetratricopeptide repeat protein produces MAPWWTAHSDGLLLRLAFLLTFAAYARTIVFDFVFDDHLQIALNPWVQAWQFVPHYFTGHVWNFQQPAWAGNYYRPLFLLWMRVMHAVFGLTPGWWHLMSIALHLVATWLVYRLGLRLLGSRRAAAVAAMLFGVNPVHIEAVAWISGNTETLVAIACMATFLAYLNWRDGGTKRAWWLTASVMLYVVSVLLKETGVVMPGVILAYEILAPDENAGRRTRFNLRRTALLLAPYAVITLAYLGARGAVLRGVVSPMHHRPLASVVLTWPKILWCYLQLLAWPFRLNAYYDDFDLVKSFWSRDFVLPTLGIVALTGAFIVLFRRSRRMLFGGVAILLPLLPVVVGSVVFQMHDFIHDRFLYVPSIALAFMLASAFLPGKAPDRVVGRKSSAGARTETSGWLGTTAAVALGLTLTVATVVQSLPWDNDIALFTHARQLAPHNVRATEGLAEAYGMVGDLDAALRVQREATIEKPDYWAGLCNLGIYYYRAENYAEAERTLMRAIAAWPPEIQPMSGSQFYYLGMARLNMGHFAEAEAPLRRAVELRPDSPGYHFGLGTVLKRLGKVQEAEVEFRAEAVNRKRIDQQMKILGLNAVP; encoded by the coding sequence GTGGCCCCGTGGTGGACAGCCCATTCAGACGGTCTCCTGCTCCGCCTCGCGTTCCTGCTTACTTTTGCGGCCTACGCGCGCACCATCGTCTTTGATTTCGTCTTCGACGACCACCTCCAGATCGCACTGAACCCCTGGGTGCAAGCCTGGCAATTTGTGCCCCATTACTTCACCGGACACGTGTGGAATTTCCAGCAACCCGCCTGGGCGGGGAACTACTACCGGCCATTGTTCCTGTTGTGGATGCGGGTCATGCACGCCGTCTTCGGACTGACGCCCGGGTGGTGGCATCTGATGAGCATCGCCCTGCATTTGGTAGCGACTTGGCTGGTGTACCGTCTGGGACTGCGCTTGCTGGGTTCGCGACGAGCTGCGGCGGTCGCGGCCATGCTGTTCGGCGTTAACCCGGTCCATATCGAGGCGGTGGCGTGGATCTCGGGAAATACCGAAACCCTGGTGGCGATCGCCTGCATGGCGACGTTCCTCGCCTACCTGAACTGGCGGGACGGCGGGACAAAGCGCGCCTGGTGGCTCACCGCCTCGGTGATGTTATACGTGGTATCCGTACTGCTGAAAGAAACCGGGGTGGTTATGCCCGGGGTCATTCTGGCGTACGAAATTCTTGCGCCCGACGAGAACGCCGGCCGGCGAACCCGGTTCAACTTGCGGCGAACGGCGCTGTTATTGGCGCCGTATGCGGTGATCACGCTCGCTTACCTAGGGGCGCGCGGCGCGGTATTGCGCGGGGTGGTCAGCCCCATGCATCACCGCCCGCTGGCATCGGTGGTGCTGACTTGGCCCAAGATTCTATGGTGCTACTTGCAACTCCTGGCTTGGCCGTTCCGGCTCAACGCCTACTATGACGATTTCGACCTGGTGAAGTCGTTCTGGTCGCGTGATTTCGTGTTGCCGACCCTGGGGATCGTGGCGCTGACCGGCGCATTTATCGTGTTGTTCCGGCGCTCGCGGCGCATGCTGTTTGGCGGCGTCGCCATTCTGTTGCCATTGCTGCCCGTCGTGGTCGGCTCAGTCGTATTCCAGATGCACGATTTCATCCACGACCGCTTCCTGTATGTCCCATCGATTGCCCTTGCCTTCATGCTGGCAAGCGCCTTTCTGCCGGGGAAGGCACCGGACAGAGTCGTGGGCAGGAAGTCATCGGCGGGGGCGAGAACTGAGACGAGCGGCTGGCTTGGAACGACGGCGGCAGTCGCTCTCGGCTTGACGCTGACGGTGGCCACCGTCGTGCAAAGTTTGCCCTGGGACAACGATATTGCGCTGTTCACGCACGCCCGGCAACTCGCGCCGCACAACGTGCGCGCCACCGAAGGACTTGCCGAAGCGTACGGCATGGTCGGCGATCTGGACGCCGCGCTGCGCGTCCAACGCGAAGCCACCATCGAGAAGCCCGACTACTGGGCGGGGTTGTGTAACCTCGGCATTTACTACTACCGCGCCGAAAACTATGCCGAAGCAGAACGGACGCTGATGCGCGCCATTGCCGCCTGGCCTCCGGAGATCCAGCCGATGAGCGGCAGCCAGTTTTACTATCTCGGAATGGCCCGCTTAAACATGGGGCACTTCGCCGAGGCGGAGGCCCCGCTTCGTCGCGCCGTCGAGTTGCGACCCGACTCTCCGGGATATCACTTTGGGCTGGGCACAGTGCTGAAACGACTCGGTAAAGTACAGGAAGCGGAGGTGGAGTTCCGCGCCGAAGCGGTGAATCGCAAAAGAATTGACCAACAGATGAAGATCCTGGGATTGAACGCGGTACCGTAG
- a CDS encoding insulinase family protein, giving the protein MVEELRSIRREMLPNGLIVLTEEMAHIRSVSIGIWIKTGSRHEDPESNGISHFVEHMVFKGTKTRTAEDIARQVDSIGGNLDAFTAKECISFDIKVLDEHLPIAMDVLSDLVLNPVFDTKDIARERGVILEEIKMDEDNPDYLVHEIFTQNFWKDQPLGKPILGTKETVRRFEQELLFNYWRRFFIPNNMIISAAGNLNHERIVKLVREKFSGLLAGKNGFLQATPKVSARIIMRNKKALEQVQICVGVPSHPVGHQQRYAGYILSTLLGGGMSSRLFQNIRERQGLAYAIYSELNPYRDTGCLSIYAGTSRESAPKVVQLVVQEFRNLKAEAIPAEELRRAKDQLKGSLMLSLESSTARMSNLARQEMYFDRFIGLDEIVNSIEKVTSEELIALANEFFKPESIAVTVLGNLNGLKISRDQLVA; this is encoded by the coding sequence ATGGTCGAAGAACTCCGTAGCATTCGGCGCGAAATGCTGCCGAACGGTCTGATTGTGCTGACCGAGGAGATGGCGCACATCCGGTCCGTATCGATTGGCATTTGGATTAAGACCGGATCGCGCCATGAAGACCCGGAGTCGAATGGCATCTCCCACTTCGTCGAGCATATGGTGTTCAAGGGCACCAAGACCCGCACCGCCGAGGACATTGCCCGGCAGGTGGACTCGATCGGTGGCAACCTCGATGCCTTCACTGCCAAGGAATGCATTTCCTTCGACATAAAAGTCCTGGACGAGCACCTGCCCATCGCCATGGACGTGCTCAGCGACCTGGTGCTCAACCCCGTCTTCGACACCAAGGACATCGCCCGCGAGCGCGGAGTGATCCTGGAAGAGATTAAGATGGACGAGGACAACCCCGACTACCTCGTCCACGAGATCTTTACCCAGAATTTCTGGAAGGACCAACCCCTGGGCAAGCCCATCCTGGGCACCAAGGAGACGGTGCGCCGATTCGAGCAGGAACTGCTATTCAACTACTGGCGGCGGTTCTTCATCCCCAACAACATGATCATCTCCGCCGCCGGCAACCTGAACCACGAGCGAATCGTCAAGCTGGTGCGGGAAAAGTTTTCCGGACTGCTGGCGGGCAAGAACGGCTTCCTCCAAGCCACGCCAAAGGTTTCCGCGCGCATCATCATGCGCAACAAGAAAGCACTGGAGCAGGTGCAGATTTGTGTTGGTGTGCCCTCGCATCCCGTGGGCCACCAGCAGCGCTACGCCGGCTACATCCTGAGCACGCTGCTGGGCGGCGGCATGAGCTCGCGCCTTTTCCAGAACATCCGAGAGCGCCAGGGGTTGGCATACGCGATCTATAGCGAACTGAACCCTTACCGCGATACCGGGTGCCTGTCCATTTATGCCGGCACTTCGCGTGAATCGGCGCCCAAGGTGGTGCAATTGGTGGTGCAGGAATTCCGGAACCTGAAGGCGGAAGCGATTCCGGCAGAGGAACTGCGCCGGGCCAAGGACCAGCTCAAGGGCAGCCTGATGCTCAGCCTGGAGTCGTCCACCGCGCGTATGTCGAACCTGGCGCGCCAGGAGATGTACTTCGACCGCTTCATCGGCCTCGACGAAATCGTGAACAGCATCGAAAAGGTCACGTCGGAGGAACTGATCGCGCTGGCCAACGAATTCTTCAAGCCGGAGTCTATCGCCGTCACCGTGCTGGGCAATCTGAACGGGCTGAAGATCTCCCGCGATCAGCTGGTGGCCTGA
- the rlmN gene encoding 23S rRNA (adenine(2503)-C(2))-methyltransferase RlmN has protein sequence MREAPHDALLGRDLQELAALAVNAGQPAYRGRQLFDALYRQRVEALDHITALPQSWRAQLAEQYVAGIPSIEKKFVSVDGTVRYLIRFADGQSVETVWMPEGDDGEQGDGSEAGEEELRGAAPLSCPPEPVPKRSEGARRGGPKRATICVSSQAGCTVNCQFCMTALLGLPRNLTAGEIVGQILRVLQDQNVSLEFERINVVFMGQGEPFLNYDNFIKAVRLLVAGVGIPESRMTVSTAGIVPRIRDFGAELVRPKLAISLNASNDALREQVMPINRKWDLTQLIAAARQFPLRPRERLTFEYVLLNGVNDSVQNAREVVELIRGLKAKVNLIALNPGPEIPFSTPADERVHTFQQTLIRAGTPTFIRRPRGRDIYAACGQLKRAEVVQIRA, from the coding sequence ATGAGAGAAGCGCCGCATGACGCACTTTTAGGCCGTGACCTTCAGGAGCTTGCCGCCCTGGCAGTGAATGCCGGCCAGCCTGCCTATCGAGGGCGGCAACTGTTCGACGCTCTATACCGGCAGCGGGTCGAAGCCCTCGACCACATCACGGCGCTGCCGCAGTCTTGGCGTGCGCAACTGGCGGAACAATATGTGGCCGGGATTCCATCCATCGAGAAGAAATTCGTTTCCGTCGACGGTACCGTGCGCTATCTGATTCGCTTCGCCGACGGGCAGAGCGTCGAGACCGTGTGGATGCCGGAAGGCGACGACGGCGAGCAGGGCGACGGCAGCGAGGCCGGCGAGGAGGAACTGCGGGGTGCCGCACCCTTGTCTTGCCCGCCGGAGCCTGTCCCGAAGCGAAGCGAGGGAGCGAGACGGGGCGGGCCCAAACGCGCCACCATCTGCGTTTCCAGCCAGGCGGGCTGCACAGTCAATTGCCAGTTCTGCATGACCGCTCTGCTCGGTCTGCCGAGAAACCTGACCGCGGGCGAAATTGTCGGCCAAATACTGCGGGTCCTGCAGGACCAGAACGTCTCCCTCGAATTCGAGCGGATCAACGTGGTTTTCATGGGCCAGGGCGAGCCTTTCCTCAATTACGACAACTTCATCAAGGCCGTGCGCCTGCTGGTTGCTGGAGTCGGGATCCCGGAATCAAGGATGACGGTCTCCACGGCGGGCATCGTGCCGCGTATCCGGGACTTCGGTGCCGAACTGGTCCGCCCCAAACTTGCCATCTCGCTCAACGCGTCCAATGACGCCCTGCGCGAGCAGGTCATGCCCATCAACCGCAAGTGGGACCTCACGCAACTGATCGCCGCCGCACGCCAGTTCCCGCTGCGACCTCGCGAGCGCCTGACGTTCGAATACGTGCTGCTCAACGGCGTCAACGACAGCGTGCAGAACGCGCGCGAGGTGGTGGAGTTGATTCGTGGGCTCAAGGCTAAGGTCAACCTGATCGCGCTTAACCCCGGACCGGAAATCCCATTCTCGACGCCCGCCGATGAGCGCGTACATACTTTCCAGCAAACGCTGATCCGCGCCGGCACTCCCACCTTTATTCGGCGTCCGCGAGGGCGCGACATCTACGCCGCCTGCGGTCAACTGAAGCGCGCGGAAGTCGTCCAGATTCGCGCATAG
- a CDS encoding GNAT family N-acetyltransferase produces the protein MPARREPKSSPISLRDYRSDDFRRLWEIDQQCFAGGIAYSQCELAHYIALPGAFAIVAESAGSGMKESGAGKRRIVGFLVGQRLPRGLGHIVTIDVVPEARRAGVGSLLMDECEQRLRNAGCTSIYLETAVDNNTALRFYKARDYSVLKTIPRYYLDKLDALLMGKKL, from the coding sequence ATGCCCGCACGCCGCGAGCCGAAAAGCTCGCCCATCAGCCTGCGCGACTACCGTTCCGACGACTTCCGCCGCCTGTGGGAAATCGACCAACAGTGCTTCGCCGGCGGTATCGCCTACTCGCAGTGCGAGCTGGCGCACTACATCGCGCTGCCCGGCGCGTTTGCCATCGTCGCCGAAAGTGCCGGCTCGGGAATGAAAGAGAGCGGGGCAGGGAAGCGGCGCATCGTCGGCTTTTTGGTGGGGCAGAGACTTCCCCGCGGCCTCGGGCACATTGTGACCATCGACGTTGTTCCTGAAGCCCGCCGCGCCGGAGTGGGCTCGCTGCTGATGGACGAATGCGAGCAGCGCCTCCGCAACGCGGGTTGCACCAGCATTTACCTGGAAACTGCGGTGGACAACAACACGGCGCTGCGGTTCTACAAAGCTCGCGACTATTCCGTTTTGAAGACCATCCCGCGATATTACCTGGACAAACTTGACGCTCTGCTGATGGGCAAGAAACTGTGA
- the pheA gene encoding prephenate dehydratase, whose amino-acid sequence MKVAIQGELGSFSDEAARTFLPGSSVVPCVTSSEVFDRLDSHSVAAALVPIENSLAGPVAQHLDLLLARDTFIQREFRLRIRHNLIAAPGVKLKDVERVFSHPVALEQCREFFRRHSQARPESFYDTAGSVRHVVEENLRNAAAIAGSRAASVYKGRILQRGLEDDKQNFTRFFLVGRTRRMVRGANKTSIAFALKNAPGALFKSLSVFALRDIDLSKIESRPLRGRLFEYVFFIDYQRGDDEAARKALAHLQEIAEFVKVLGIYPAA is encoded by the coding sequence ATGAAAGTTGCCATCCAGGGCGAACTCGGCTCCTTCAGCGACGAAGCGGCGCGTACGTTTCTGCCCGGCTCCTCGGTCGTGCCCTGTGTCACCTCGTCTGAGGTGTTCGACCGCCTCGATTCCCACAGCGTCGCCGCGGCGCTGGTTCCCATCGAAAACTCGCTCGCCGGGCCCGTGGCGCAGCACCTTGACCTACTGCTGGCGCGCGATACGTTCATCCAGCGCGAATTCCGGCTACGCATCCGCCACAACCTTATCGCCGCTCCCGGCGTGAAGCTGAAAGACGTCGAGCGCGTCTTTTCCCATCCGGTCGCACTGGAACAGTGCCGCGAGTTCTTTCGCCGCCACTCCCAGGCGCGCCCCGAATCCTTCTACGACACCGCCGGCAGCGTTCGTCACGTCGTCGAGGAGAACCTGCGCAACGCCGCCGCCATCGCCGGCAGCCGCGCCGCCAGCGTGTACAAGGGCCGCATCCTGCAGCGCGGGCTGGAAGACGACAAACAGAACTTCACTCGCTTTTTTCTCGTCGGCCGCACTCGCCGCATGGTGCGCGGCGCCAACAAGACTTCCATCGCCTTCGCGCTGAAGAACGCGCCCGGAGCCCTATTCAAGTCGCTCAGCGTCTTTGCCCTGCGCGATATTGACCTCAGCAAGATCGAATCCCGCCCTCTCCGCGGCCGCTTGTTCGAGTATGTCTTTTTCATTGACTACCAGCGCGGTGACGACGAAGCGGCCCGCAAGGCGCTCGCCCATCTCCAGGAAATAGCCGAATTCGTGAAGGTGCTCGGCATCTATCCCGCGGCGTGA
- a CDS encoding alpha/beta fold hydrolase — protein sequence MITGKPVVALVFLVSLAAFADPRPYNPDRGPLRVLTIDELVLHDSARDKDLRLKIYYPEGPGPFPVVIFSHGAFASREAYSALGQYWASYGYVSIHPSHADSRQDSGYRGTLRQVLLDSRLWRSRPKDISFVIDSLAQIERLAPTLKGKLDRARIGVGGHSYGAYTAVAIGGATVLMPGAKAPQSFADKRVRAIVALSPQGEGEMGLTSRSWEHIRVPMLAMYGSRDFGTQRRTPTWRSQPFNGAPEGDKYDVELQGATHFTFVGPFRRRAIETNLFKCAKLETIAFWDTYLKDDEAAREYLAYEGLKTFCGADARLDRK from the coding sequence ATGATCACAGGCAAGCCAGTCGTCGCTCTCGTATTTCTGGTGTCGCTGGCGGCGTTCGCCGATCCGCGCCCCTACAATCCCGACCGCGGGCCGCTGCGCGTCCTTACCATTGACGAACTCGTCCTGCACGACTCCGCGCGCGACAAGGATCTGCGGCTGAAGATCTACTATCCCGAAGGCCCGGGCCCGTTTCCCGTCGTCATCTTTTCGCACGGCGCGTTCGCTTCGCGGGAAGCGTATTCCGCCCTCGGTCAATACTGGGCCAGCTACGGTTACGTCAGCATTCATCCTTCGCACGCCGACTCCAGGCAGGACAGCGGCTACCGGGGAACTCTGCGTCAGGTCCTGCTCGACTCCCGTCTGTGGCGCAGCCGCCCGAAAGACATCTCCTTCGTTATTGACTCGCTCGCGCAAATCGAAAGACTCGCGCCCACGCTGAAAGGCAAGCTCGACCGCGCGCGCATCGGCGTCGGCGGTCATTCCTACGGCGCCTACACGGCGGTCGCAATCGGCGGCGCCACCGTGCTGATGCCCGGCGCCAAGGCCCCGCAGAGCTTCGCCGACAAACGGGTACGCGCGATCGTTGCGCTCTCACCGCAGGGCGAGGGCGAAATGGGCCTGACCTCGCGCTCGTGGGAACACATCCGCGTGCCCATGCTGGCGATGTACGGATCGCGCGACTTCGGCACCCAGCGCCGCACTCCGACTTGGCGCAGCCAGCCTTTCAACGGCGCTCCCGAGGGCGACAAGTACGACGTGGAACTCCAGGGCGCCACGCACTTCACCTTCGTCGGCCCCTTCCGCCGCCGCGCGATCGAAACCAATCTGTTTAAGTGCGCCAAGCTGGAGACCATCGCCTTCTGGGACACCTACCTCAAAGACGACGAAGCAGCCCGCGAATACCTCGCCTACGAGGGCCTGAAGACCTTCTGCGGCGCCGACGCCCGCCTGGACCGCAAGTAG
- a CDS encoding arsenate reductase ArsC, with the protein MKPKVLFLCTGNSARSQMAEGYLRHVAGDRFEAMSAGIEPKGLNPLAIEAMREAGIDISHQTSKDVVSLLGQSVAYVVTVCDNARERCPIFPGTWKFVHWSLEDPAAAEGTHEERLGVFRRVRDQIIANIDGAFVRGQIAQRQA; encoded by the coding sequence GTGAAGCCGAAGGTGTTGTTCCTGTGCACGGGTAATTCAGCGCGCAGCCAGATGGCAGAAGGCTATCTGCGTCATGTCGCCGGCGATCGCTTCGAGGCCATGAGCGCCGGCATTGAGCCCAAAGGACTCAATCCTTTGGCGATCGAGGCCATGCGTGAGGCCGGCATCGACATATCCCACCAGACTTCCAAGGACGTCGTCAGCCTCCTGGGCCAGTCCGTCGCTTACGTGGTTACGGTCTGCGACAACGCCAGGGAGCGCTGCCCGATATTTCCTGGTACCTGGAAGTTTGTCCATTGGAGTCTGGAAGACCCGGCCGCCGCCGAAGGAACCCACGAGGAACGGCTCGGCGTTTTCCGCCGGGTGCGCGACCAGATCATCGCCAACATCGATGGGGCGTTCGTGCGCGGCCAGATTGCTCAAAGGCAAGCCTGA
- a CDS encoding metalloregulator ArsR/SmtB family transcription factor: MEDLERLFKGLADQTRLRILNLLLHGELCVCDIQYVLASPQPNISRHLIYLKHAGLVTDRREGARMYYQLAQPAKRLHRTLFVFLRHAFAACPELAQDSRRLRKAIQSGSCTVGEWHPFSAIYSTS, translated from the coding sequence ATGGAAGATTTGGAGCGGTTATTCAAGGGGCTCGCGGATCAGACGAGGCTTAGGATTCTCAACCTGCTTCTCCACGGCGAGCTCTGCGTCTGCGACATCCAGTACGTGCTGGCTTCGCCGCAACCCAACATTTCGCGCCATTTGATTTACCTCAAGCACGCCGGCCTGGTCACGGACCGGCGTGAAGGCGCGCGCATGTATTACCAACTGGCGCAGCCGGCAAAGCGCCTGCACCGCACGCTCTTCGTTTTCCTGCGCCACGCTTTTGCGGCTTGTCCCGAACTGGCGCAGGACTCGCGCCGGCTGAGGAAGGCCATTCAATCCGGCTCGTGTACCGTCGGGGAGTGGCATCCATTTTCGGCTATTTATTCAACTTCTTGA
- a CDS encoding alcohol dehydrogenase, which produces MATMRAVQVPRPDGPFELVERPLPEPRAREVRVKVQACGLCHSDSFTKTGMWPGIQYPRVPGHEMAGLIDAIGRDVPEWKPGQRVGIGWHGGHCGHCTSCRRGDFITCRNGQIPGITYDGGYAEYVVVPFEALAAIPEAFSPVDAGPMMCAGITTFNSLRHSGARAGDLVAILGLGGLGHLGVQFAVRMGFDTVAIARGEDKGPLARQLGAHHYIDSQKENVGEKLQALGGAKVILATVTSGRAMTAALSGLGLDGRFVIVGAADEPLAVDVLQMIGGRKSLQGWPSGTSADSQDTLAFGALTGVRPMTEVYPLERAAEAYERMMSGKARFRVVLTTGNS; this is translated from the coding sequence ATGGCCACGATGCGCGCTGTGCAGGTTCCCCGCCCTGATGGTCCCTTCGAATTGGTCGAGCGTCCGCTGCCGGAGCCGCGGGCGCGGGAGGTGCGCGTCAAAGTGCAGGCGTGCGGCCTGTGCCACAGCGACTCCTTCACCAAGACAGGCATGTGGCCGGGAATTCAGTACCCGCGCGTTCCCGGGCACGAGATGGCGGGCCTGATCGACGCCATCGGCCGTGATGTTCCGGAGTGGAAGCCGGGGCAGCGCGTCGGCATTGGCTGGCATGGCGGACATTGCGGCCACTGCACATCGTGCCGGCGCGGAGATTTCATCACCTGCCGCAACGGGCAGATACCCGGCATTACTTACGACGGCGGATACGCGGAGTACGTGGTCGTGCCCTTCGAAGCGCTGGCGGCGATTCCCGAAGCGTTCTCGCCGGTGGATGCCGGTCCCATGATGTGCGCCGGGATTACGACCTTCAACTCGCTGCGTCACAGCGGCGCCCGCGCCGGCGATCTGGTGGCGATCCTCGGGCTGGGGGGTCTCGGGCACCTGGGAGTGCAGTTTGCGGTCAGGATGGGTTTCGACACGGTGGCCATCGCGCGCGGCGAGGACAAGGGGCCGCTGGCCAGGCAACTGGGAGCGCATCACTACATTGATAGCCAGAAGGAAAACGTCGGCGAGAAGCTGCAGGCACTGGGCGGAGCGAAAGTAATCCTCGCCACCGTGACCAGCGGACGCGCTATGACGGCTGCCCTGTCCGGTCTCGGCCTGGACGGGAGGTTCGTCATCGTGGGCGCGGCCGACGAACCGCTAGCGGTTGACGTCCTGCAGATGATCGGCGGGCGGAAGTCGCTTCAGGGCTGGCCCTCGGGCACCTCGGCGGATTCGCAAGATACCTTGGCCTTCGGCGCGCTCACAGGCGTGCGTCCGATGACCGAGGTCTATCCTCTGGAGCGCGCGGCGGAAGCGTACGAGCGCATGATGAGCGGCAAGGCGCGATTCCGGGTCGTGCTTACGACCGGCAACTCATAA
- a CDS encoding EVE domain-containing protein — protein MYYLLKTEPSEYSFADLQRDKVTVWDGVTNPVALKNLRATKPGDGLIIYHTGEERRTVGTASVVSVDLADPKTPAVTIKAGRELATATSLAEIKANPEFRDSPLLKQGRLSVVPLTEEQYRILTGG, from the coding sequence ATGTACTACCTGCTGAAGACGGAGCCTTCCGAATATTCCTTCGCCGATTTGCAGCGAGACAAAGTAACTGTCTGGGACGGAGTGACCAATCCGGTAGCCCTCAAGAACCTGCGCGCGACCAAGCCGGGAGACGGCCTGATCATTTATCACACCGGCGAAGAGCGGCGGACCGTGGGCACAGCTTCCGTGGTCAGCGTGGATTTAGCCGATCCGAAGACACCGGCGGTGACAATCAAGGCCGGGCGGGAGTTGGCGACCGCGACATCGCTGGCGGAAATCAAGGCCAACCCGGAGTTCCGGGACTCGCCGCTGCTGAAGCAGGGCAGGCTATCCGTGGTTCCCCTGACGGAGGAGCAGTACCGCATACTCACGGGCGGCTAG
- a CDS encoding amidohydrolase family protein: MKIKLASLLLFLLACAASAEVTPGSVRCGRLLDVRTGRVLTNQVVSFDSSGLITSIGPAGTSTIDLPNATCLPGLIDVHTHITGDATMHGYRALGISIPRETTIGVKNARITLRAGFTTLRNVGADGFTDVAVRDAINAGDIEGPRMLVSGPALGITGGHCDDNLLPFEYHRTAEGVADGPWAARQKVREVIKYGADLIKICASGGVLSKGDQAAAPQYTLEEMQAIAAEAHKLGRKVAAHAHGAESIKDAIRAGIDSIEHSSLIDDEGIRLAKEHGTYLVFDIYNDDYILAMGEKSGMLPESIAKEKQIGRLQRENFRKAFQAGAKMAFGTDAGVYPHGDNAKQFAKMVEWGMKPLDAIQAATINAADLLGWSDQVGTLEKGHFADLIAVEGDPLADVKVLENVRFVMKGGTVVRNDFARH, translated from the coding sequence ATGAAAATCAAACTTGCCTCGCTCCTCCTCTTTCTTCTGGCCTGCGCAGCGTCCGCGGAGGTCACTCCCGGAAGTGTCCGCTGTGGCCGCCTGCTCGACGTTCGCACGGGTCGCGTGCTCACCAATCAGGTGGTCTCGTTCGACAGCTCCGGCTTGATCACCTCGATCGGTCCCGCCGGCACATCAACGATCGACCTTCCGAACGCCACCTGTCTTCCCGGACTGATTGACGTGCACACGCACATTACCGGCGACGCCACAATGCACGGTTACCGCGCCCTCGGCATCTCCATTCCGCGCGAAACCACCATCGGCGTGAAGAACGCCAGGATTACGCTGCGCGCCGGCTTCACCACTCTGCGCAACGTCGGCGCCGACGGCTTCACCGACGTTGCCGTGCGCGACGCCATCAATGCCGGGGATATCGAAGGCCCGCGCATGCTGGTCTCCGGCCCGGCGCTGGGCATCACCGGCGGCCACTGCGACGACAACCTGTTGCCCTTCGAGTATCACCGCACCGCGGAGGGCGTAGCCGACGGTCCCTGGGCGGCGCGCCAGAAAGTCCGCGAGGTCATCAAGTACGGCGCCGACCTGATCAAGATCTGCGCCTCCGGCGGCGTGCTCAGCAAGGGCGACCAGGCTGCCGCGCCGCAGTACACGCTGGAGGAGATGCAGGCCATCGCCGCCGAAGCGCACAAACTCGGGCGCAAGGTTGCCGCGCACGCGCACGGCGCCGAATCGATCAAGGACGCCATTCGCGCCGGCATTGATTCCATCGAACACTCCAGTCTGATCGACGACGAAGGCATTCGCCTGGCCAAGGAGCATGGGACCTATCTCGTCTTTGACATCTACAACGACGACTACATTCTCGCCATGGGGGAGAAGTCCGGCATGCTTCCCGAATCCATCGCGAAAGAAAAGCAGATTGGGCGGCTGCAGCGCGAGAATTTCCGCAAGGCATTTCAGGCGGGAGCGAAGATGGCCTTCGGCACCGACGCCGGCGTCTATCCTCACGGCGACAACGCGAAGCAGTTCGCCAAGATGGTGGAGTGGGGCATGAAGCCGCTGGATGCTATCCAGGCCGCGACCATCAACGCCGCCGACCTGCTTGGCTGGAGTGACCAGGTCGGGACGCTGGAGAAAGGCCACTTCGCCGACCTGATCGCGGTTGAGGGCGATCCGCTGGCCGACGTCAAGGTGCTGGAGAACGTTCGCTTTGTCATGAAGGGCGGCACGGTGGTCCGGAACGATTTCGCGCGCCATTGA
- the tadA gene encoding tRNA adenosine(34) deaminase TadA, with protein MSDELSMEEALREAARAQAAGEVPVGAVVVCDGRVVGRGFNRNLSDSDPTAHAEIVALREAGRTVGNHRLLDCEMFVTIEPCAMCAGALMHARLKRLVYGADDPKAGAVHSVVPVLNHPQLNHRMEVTAGVLAARCQELLQSFFRARR; from the coding sequence ATGTCCGACGAACTCAGCATGGAGGAGGCCCTGCGCGAAGCCGCTCGCGCGCAGGCTGCAGGCGAGGTGCCGGTCGGCGCCGTGGTGGTCTGCGACGGCCGCGTTGTCGGGCGCGGTTTCAACCGCAACCTCAGCGATTCCGATCCCACGGCACACGCCGAGATCGTCGCCCTGCGCGAAGCCGGCCGCACCGTCGGCAATCACCGCCTGCTGGACTGCGAGATGTTCGTCACCATCGAGCCTTGCGCCATGTGCGCCGGGGCGCTGATGCACGCCCGCCTCAAGCGGCTGGTGTACGGCGCCGACGATCCTAAAGCCGGCGCGGTTCATTCCGTCGTGCCCGTGCTCAACCATCCTCAACTCAACCACCGCATGGAGGTCACCGCAGGCGTGCTCGCCGCCCGTTGCCAGGAGCTGCTGCAGAGTTTCTTCCGCGCGCGCCGATAG